The Gasterosteus aculeatus chromosome 18, fGasAcu3.hap1.1, whole genome shotgun sequence genome segment AAACCCTACCGGCGCAGCTACACGCACGCCAAGCCGCCGTACTCGTACATCTCCCTGATCACCATGGCGATCCAGCAGTCCGGCAGCAAGATGCTGACGCTGAACGAGCTCTACCAGTGGATCACCGACCTGTTCCCGTTCTACCGGCAGAACCAGCAGCGCTGGCAGAACTCCATCCGCCACTCGCTCTCCTTCAACGACTGCTTCATCAAGGTGCCCCGCTTACCGGACAAACCGGGGAAGGGCTCCTTCTGGGCGCTGCACCCGGACTCCGGGAACATGTTCGAGAACGGCTGCTACCTGCGGCGGCAGAAGCGCTTCAAGTCCGGCCGGGCGTCCGGTGCCGGTGAGAAGGAGGGCTCGGAGGGCGGCTCGGTCACCACCGGCAGCACCCGCTCCGACTCCCCGCACTCCCCCTCCTCGACCTCCCCGCCCGCGGACGTCAAGGGCACGGGGGTCGACCCCAAGGCGCGCCGGGGCGAACTGTTGCCCCCCAGCCCCGTGCGCGTGCCCTCTCCGCTCGCGCACACCCAGCACCTGTTCTCGCACCCCCCTTACCaccccccgctgctgctgcacgaGGCCGCGCACCTGAGGCCCGACCACTACCCCCCCCACTACTCCTTCAACCACCCGTTCTCCATCAACAACCTCATGTCggagccgccgcccccccgcccggAGCCCGCGGTGCAGTACGGGGGGTACGGCTGCCCGGTCACCGGGGCGCTGGTGGCCGCCAAAAGCGGCCTGGATCCCGCGCACGGCGACTCCAGCTACTACCGCGGCGCGTACACGAGGCCCGTGATGAACACCTGAGAGACAACGAGAACACACCTTGGACGTTTGTGACGGCGGGAACGCGCCCTTCCGGTGCAGGATTTTTCATcagtcatttgtgtgtttgtatttgtgcaacagataaaaaaagtctttatatgaaaacagtcttttttaatgtttcatttaatttaatcaaacTCTGTAGGCTAATCTATTTATTAAATCAGATTAAGTGATG includes the following:
- the LOC120808264 gene encoding hepatocyte nuclear factor 3-beta, with translation MLGAVKMEGHEHADWSGSGYYGETECYTSAGNMNSMSSYMSAPGMSGAGHMNAHYANPVGVNHSSMHCGGSQGPGAMVQAAVGMTGLGPSMSSMSPPPPYGSVPVMSPVYGQACGIRSREPKPYRRSYTHAKPPYSYISLITMAIQQSGSKMLTLNELYQWITDLFPFYRQNQQRWQNSIRHSLSFNDCFIKVPRLPDKPGKGSFWALHPDSGNMFENGCYLRRQKRFKSGRASGAGEKEGSEGGSVTTGSTRSDSPHSPSSTSPPADVKGTGVDPKARRGELLPPSPVRVPSPLAHTQHLFSHPPYHPPLLLHEAAHLRPDHYPPHYSFNHPFSINNLMSEPPPPRPEPAVQYGGYGCPVTGALVAAKSGLDPAHGDSSYYRGAYTRPVMNT